A genomic window from Thermococcus nautili includes:
- a CDS encoding ABC transporter ATP-binding protein gives MFAVEVQGLSKFYGPKVALDRVSFSIEEGEIVGVIGPNGAGKTTLIRILTCLLKPDSGEVRVFGRNPCEAKELFALLPQDVKAHFYTLTPRDYVYYYLRMRGVGRKEARIRVKRALEEFEISYADEAVSTLSGGMMRKVLLAMVLSTDAGLYFLDEPTVGLDVESRLKLWEVLRERAKGATIVLTSHYLNEISSVCDRVLLLREGRVEAFGRSERIAGEYLRGLHSKVVVFGEVRLDGFLTRRAGRNTYVYTRSKAEEREAVEVLERAGVPFKVEELTIEDVFIAGGLDGGHR, from the coding sequence ATGTTCGCCGTTGAGGTTCAAGGCCTTTCGAAGTTCTACGGCCCAAAGGTGGCCCTCGACCGCGTTTCCTTTTCCATCGAGGAAGGCGAGATAGTCGGCGTAATCGGGCCGAATGGTGCTGGAAAGACGACGCTGATACGAATTCTGACGTGCCTCCTGAAGCCCGACTCTGGAGAGGTTAGGGTTTTTGGAAGGAACCCCTGCGAGGCGAAAGAACTCTTCGCCCTCCTTCCGCAGGACGTCAAAGCCCACTTCTACACGCTCACGCCGAGGGATTACGTCTATTACTATCTCAGAATGCGCGGCGTTGGGAGAAAAGAGGCTCGAATAAGGGTTAAAAGGGCGCTCGAGGAGTTTGAAATAAGCTACGCGGACGAGGCCGTCTCAACGCTCTCCGGCGGTATGATGAGAAAGGTTCTCCTCGCGATGGTGCTATCTACCGATGCCGGGCTGTACTTCCTCGACGAGCCGACCGTTGGCCTTGACGTGGAGAGCAGGCTCAAGCTCTGGGAAGTTCTCCGCGAGAGAGCTAAGGGAGCGACTATAGTTCTCACCAGCCACTACCTCAACGAGATATCCAGCGTCTGCGACCGCGTTCTTCTCCTAAGGGAGGGAAGGGTTGAGGCCTTCGGAAGGTCGGAGAGAATTGCGGGTGAATACCTCAGGGGGCTTCATTCAAAGGTCGTCGTCTTCGGCGAGGTCCGTCTTGATGGCTTCCTGACGAGGAGGGCCGGGAGGAATACCTACGTCTACACCCGCTCGAAGGCTGAGGAGAGAGAAGCCGTTGAGGTCCTTGAAAGGGCCGGCGTGCCCTTTAAGGTCGAGGAACTCACCATAGAGGACGTTTTCATTGCGGGTGGTCTCGATGGTGGCCATCGTTGA
- a CDS encoding sterol desaturase family protein, whose product MVAIVEYYARALTRGRFSLLSFALQPLSFIFIVYVVSGGRFLNTALAGALVSFVVGVGIADLAIELVGMKTRSRFYDIIMSLPGSNWRKALGISIGMSVPALPYVVLLTAILVWRLGVWAFPRMLAAIAALWLWSAGIGFLLGVKGKEPIRVMRLSNLLVAGLTVFPPVYYPASVLPGWLAKILVFLPTVSASQVLSGTGGRASLITTFLWGVLGLAFLLRFAGIEE is encoded by the coding sequence ATGGTGGCCATCGTTGAGTACTACGCCAGGGCACTCACGAGGGGCAGGTTCTCGCTCCTCAGCTTTGCACTTCAGCCCCTCTCCTTCATCTTCATAGTCTACGTTGTCAGCGGGGGAAGGTTTCTTAACACTGCCTTGGCCGGTGCACTTGTGAGCTTCGTCGTTGGAGTTGGTATAGCGGACCTTGCGATAGAGCTTGTCGGGATGAAGACCCGCTCGCGGTTCTACGACATAATCATGAGCCTACCTGGAAGCAACTGGAGAAAGGCCCTCGGCATTTCCATCGGGATGAGCGTTCCGGCTTTGCCCTACGTCGTCCTGTTAACGGCGATACTCGTCTGGAGGCTCGGAGTTTGGGCGTTTCCAAGAATGCTCGCGGCGATAGCGGCGCTGTGGCTCTGGAGCGCCGGAATTGGCTTCCTCCTGGGCGTTAAGGGAAAGGAGCCGATTAGGGTGATGAGGCTCTCGAACCTTCTCGTTGCTGGACTGACGGTCTTTCCACCGGTTTACTATCCGGCGAGCGTCCTTCCGGGGTGGCTTGCAAAAATCTTGGTATTCCTCCCGACCGTGAGTGCCTCCCAGGTTCTCTCTGGGACGGGAGGAAGGGCATCCCTCATAACAACGTTCCTCTGGGGAGTTCTTGGTCTGGCATTCCTACTCAGGTTCGCGGGGATTGAGGAGTGA
- the taw3 gene encoding tRNA(Phe) 7-((3-amino-3-carboxypropyl)-4-demethylwyosine(37)-N(4))-methyltransferase Taw3, translating into MFLYTKNFEEQKAKAMEGLSKALAEGKVDEDIITLLEKINALENYFTTSSCSGRISVMEMPHFGDKVNSVWLGKWHREVTIEEVFEAIGKHKSGQLWFLVRSPILHVGARTLEDAVKLLNLAIGLGFKYSNIKSVSHRKLLVEIRSTERMDVPLGADGELWVSEDYIRRIVGIANDQLRRFKGKLRRLEEEVGKLSQSQ; encoded by the coding sequence ATGTTCCTCTACACGAAGAACTTCGAAGAGCAGAAGGCGAAGGCGATGGAGGGTCTGAGCAAGGCCTTGGCGGAGGGCAAGGTTGACGAGGACATAATAACCCTGCTCGAGAAAATCAACGCGCTTGAGAACTACTTCACAACCTCCTCCTGCTCGGGCAGGATTTCGGTCATGGAGATGCCCCACTTCGGCGACAAGGTCAATTCCGTCTGGCTCGGCAAGTGGCACAGGGAAGTTACCATCGAAGAGGTTTTTGAAGCGATTGGAAAGCACAAGTCCGGCCAGCTCTGGTTTCTTGTCCGGAGTCCTATCCTCCACGTTGGGGCGAGAACTCTGGAGGACGCCGTTAAGTTGCTCAACCTTGCCATAGGGCTGGGCTTCAAGTACAGCAACATCAAGAGCGTAAGCCACAGGAAGCTCCTCGTCGAGATTCGCTCGACCGAGAGAATGGACGTCCCGCTCGGCGCGGACGGCGAGCTGTGGGTGAGCGAGGACTACATCAGGAGAATTGTGGGCATAGCGAACGACCAGCTGAGGAGGTTTAAGGGAAAGCTGAGGAGACTGGAGGAAGAGGTTGGAAAGCTCAGCCAGAGCCAGTAA
- a CDS encoding PIN domain-containing protein, which produces MAVIDTNVAIERLRRGEKIHENITGVTFVEFPRIVRYSRFKGDVLFPNLDDYLLAHELQEKLLKRGSPQGFADLLIAAICINRGEELITYDSDFEEIAKVSSLKLILLKR; this is translated from the coding sequence ATGGCTGTCATAGACACAAACGTTGCCATAGAGCGTCTCAGAAGGGGAGAGAAAATCCACGAGAACATAACCGGGGTTACATTCGTTGAGTTTCCGAGGATTGTGAGGTACTCACGCTTTAAAGGGGACGTTCTGTTTCCAAACCTTGACGATTATCTTCTCGCTCATGAGCTTCAGGAAAAACTCCTCAAGCGAGGCAGTCCTCAAGGCTTTGCAGATTTGCTCATAGCGGCTATATGTATTAATCGGGGCGAAGAGCTGATAACATACGATTCCGACTTTGAAGAGATAGCGAAAGTCTCTTCTCTGAAATTGATTCTCCTCAAACGTTAA
- a CDS encoding IGHMBP2 family helicase, with protein MNENEKLSKFIAKLKVLIEMERKAEIEAMRAEMRRLSGREREKVGRAVLGLNGKVIGEELGYFLVRYGREREIKTEISVGDLVVISKRDPLKSDLVGTVVEKGKRFITVALETVPEWALKSVRIDLYANDITFKRWLENLENLRESGRRALELYLGLREPEGGEEVEFTPFDKSLNASQRRAIAKALGSPDFFLIHGPFGTGKTRTLVELIRQEVARGNRVLATAESNVAVDNLVERLVDSGLKVVRVGHPSRVSRGLHETTLAYLMTQHELYGELRELRVIGENLKEKRDTFTKPAPKYRRGLTDRQILRLAEKGIGTRGVPARLIREMAQWLKINEQVQKTFDDARKLEERIAREIIREADVVLTTNSSAGLEVVDYGSYDVAIIDEATQATIPSVLIPINRAGRFVLAGDHKQLPPTILSEKAKELSKTLFEGLIERYPGKSEMLTVQYRMNERLMEFPSREFYDGRIEADESIRRITLADLGVKSPEDGDAWAEVLKPENVLVFIDTARREDRFERQRYGSESRENPLEARLVKEAVEGLLRLGVKAEWIGVITPYDDQRDLISSLLPEEIEVKTVDGYQGREKEVIVLSFVRSNRKGELGFLKDLRRLNVSLTRAKRKLILIGDSSTLSSHPTYRRLVEFVRERETVVDAKRLIGKVKIK; from the coding sequence ATGAACGAAAACGAGAAGCTCTCAAAGTTCATCGCCAAGCTCAAGGTTCTCATCGAGATGGAGCGGAAGGCTGAGATAGAGGCCATGAGAGCCGAGATGAGACGGCTCAGCGGTCGCGAGAGGGAGAAGGTTGGAAGGGCTGTTCTCGGCCTCAACGGAAAGGTAATCGGCGAGGAGCTCGGCTACTTCCTCGTCAGATACGGGCGCGAGAGGGAAATCAAGACGGAGATAAGCGTCGGCGACTTGGTCGTGATAAGCAAACGAGACCCGCTGAAGAGCGATTTGGTTGGAACCGTCGTCGAGAAGGGGAAGCGGTTCATAACAGTGGCTTTGGAGACCGTCCCGGAATGGGCGCTGAAAAGCGTTAGGATAGACCTCTACGCCAACGACATAACCTTCAAGCGCTGGCTTGAGAACCTTGAAAACCTCCGGGAGAGCGGGAGAAGGGCTTTAGAGCTCTACCTCGGCCTGAGGGAGCCTGAAGGGGGTGAGGAAGTCGAGTTCACGCCCTTTGACAAGAGTTTGAACGCGAGCCAGAGGAGGGCAATAGCGAAGGCCCTTGGAAGCCCGGACTTCTTCCTGATTCACGGGCCGTTCGGGACTGGAAAGACGAGGACACTCGTCGAGCTGATACGGCAGGAGGTGGCGAGGGGGAACAGGGTTTTAGCAACTGCCGAGAGCAACGTGGCCGTTGATAACCTCGTCGAGAGACTGGTTGATTCCGGTCTGAAGGTCGTCCGCGTCGGACACCCAAGCAGGGTCTCAAGGGGCCTGCACGAGACGACCTTAGCTTACCTAATGACCCAGCACGAGCTTTACGGCGAGCTGAGGGAGCTTCGCGTAATCGGGGAGAACCTGAAGGAGAAGCGAGACACCTTCACGAAGCCCGCTCCGAAGTACAGGCGCGGGCTGACCGACAGGCAGATTCTCCGCCTGGCCGAGAAGGGAATAGGAACGAGGGGCGTTCCAGCTCGCTTAATCCGCGAGATGGCCCAGTGGCTTAAAATCAACGAGCAGGTGCAGAAGACCTTCGACGATGCGAGGAAGCTGGAGGAGAGGATAGCGAGGGAGATAATAAGGGAAGCGGACGTCGTTCTGACGACGAACTCTTCGGCCGGGCTGGAAGTGGTTGACTACGGCTCCTATGACGTTGCGATAATAGACGAGGCCACGCAGGCGACGATACCGAGCGTGCTCATCCCAATCAACCGCGCAGGGCGCTTCGTTTTGGCAGGCGACCACAAGCAGTTGCCCCCCACGATACTCAGCGAGAAGGCAAAGGAGCTGAGCAAGACTCTCTTCGAGGGCTTAATCGAGCGTTATCCCGGAAAGAGTGAGATGCTGACCGTCCAGTACAGAATGAACGAACGCCTAATGGAGTTTCCCAGCAGGGAATTTTACGACGGTAGAATCGAGGCGGACGAGAGCATCAGGAGAATAACGCTAGCCGATTTGGGAGTGAAATCGCCGGAAGATGGAGATGCATGGGCTGAGGTGCTTAAACCAGAGAACGTGCTCGTCTTCATAGATACTGCCAGAAGAGAAGACCGCTTCGAGAGGCAGAGGTATGGAAGCGAGAGCAGGGAGAACCCGCTCGAGGCGAGGCTCGTGAAGGAAGCCGTTGAGGGTCTCCTGAGACTCGGTGTTAAGGCTGAATGGATTGGCGTCATAACGCCTTACGACGACCAGCGCGATTTGATAAGCTCGCTTTTGCCTGAAGAAATAGAGGTCAAGACGGTGGACGGCTATCAGGGCAGAGAGAAGGAAGTCATAGTTCTCTCCTTCGTCCGCTCGAACAGGAAGGGTGAGCTGGGCTTTTTGAAGGATTTGAGGAGGTTGAACGTCTCGCTGACGAGGGCGAAGAGAAAGCTGATTCTGATAGGCGACTCCTCGACGCTGAGCTCGCACCCGACTTACAGGAGACTGGTGGAGTTCGTGAGGGAGAGGGAGACGGTGGTTGATGCCAAAAGGTTAATAGGAAAAGTTAAAATCAAATAG
- the guaB gene encoding IMP dehydrogenase: MGKFEHKLVNAIKGYTFDDVLLIPQPTEVEPKDVDVSTRITPRIRLNIPILSAAMDTVTEWEMAVAMAREGGLGVIHRNMSISEQVEQVRKVKRAERFIVEDVISISPDETIDYALFLMEKNDIDGLPVVEDGKVVGVISKKDIAVKPGKLVREVMTGEPITVPESVTAEEALNLMFEHRIDRLPVVNSEGKLVGIITMSDLARRRKYKNAVRDENGDLVVAAAVGPFDLERAKALDRAGVDVIVIDTAHAHNLKAIKAMKEIRKAVDADLIVGNIANPKAVDDLTFADAVKVGIGPGSICTTRVVAGVGVPQVTAIALVADRASEYGLHVIADGGIRYSGDIVKAIAAGADAVMLGSLLAGTKEAPGKEVVINGRRYKQYRGMGSLGAMMKGGAERYYQKGHMKTRKFVPEGVEGVVPYKGSVSDVLYQLVGGLRSGMGYVGARNIEELKEKGEFVIITQAGVKESHPHDILITNEAPNYPLGK, encoded by the coding sequence ATGGGGAAGTTTGAACACAAACTTGTTAATGCTATTAAGGGCTACACCTTCGACGACGTTCTTCTCATACCCCAGCCGACCGAGGTCGAGCCGAAGGACGTTGACGTCTCGACGAGAATCACGCCGAGGATAAGGCTTAATATTCCAATTCTCAGCGCCGCGATGGACACGGTGACGGAGTGGGAGATGGCCGTCGCGATGGCGAGGGAAGGTGGACTAGGAGTAATCCACAGGAACATGAGCATAAGCGAACAGGTCGAGCAGGTCAGGAAGGTCAAGCGCGCCGAGCGCTTCATCGTCGAGGACGTCATCTCGATTTCACCCGACGAGACGATTGACTACGCCCTCTTCCTGATGGAGAAAAACGACATCGACGGCCTGCCGGTTGTCGAGGACGGAAAGGTCGTGGGAGTAATCAGCAAGAAGGACATAGCCGTCAAGCCTGGAAAGCTCGTGAGGGAAGTAATGACCGGCGAGCCGATAACGGTTCCAGAGAGCGTAACGGCAGAGGAAGCCCTCAATCTAATGTTCGAGCACAGGATTGACAGGCTTCCTGTTGTGAACTCTGAAGGGAAGCTCGTTGGCATAATCACGATGAGCGATTTGGCGAGGAGAAGAAAGTACAAGAACGCCGTCAGAGACGAGAACGGCGATTTGGTGGTTGCTGCTGCTGTTGGTCCATTTGACCTTGAGCGTGCAAAGGCCCTCGACAGGGCTGGGGTTGACGTCATCGTCATCGATACCGCTCACGCCCACAACCTCAAGGCTATCAAAGCCATGAAGGAGATAAGGAAAGCGGTCGATGCAGACCTTATCGTTGGAAACATCGCCAACCCGAAGGCCGTCGATGATTTAACCTTCGCCGACGCTGTTAAAGTCGGAATAGGACCGGGAAGCATATGCACCACCCGTGTCGTCGCTGGCGTCGGCGTCCCGCAGGTTACAGCGATAGCGCTCGTAGCGGACAGAGCGAGCGAGTACGGGCTTCACGTCATCGCTGACGGCGGAATCCGCTACTCCGGTGATATAGTCAAGGCCATAGCGGCCGGAGCAGACGCGGTCATGCTCGGCTCTCTCCTTGCTGGAACGAAAGAGGCGCCGGGCAAGGAGGTCGTAATCAACGGACGGCGCTACAAGCAGTACCGCGGAATGGGATCGCTCGGGGCTATGATGAAGGGCGGGGCCGAGAGGTACTACCAGAAGGGCCACATGAAGACGAGGAAGTTCGTCCCGGAGGGTGTTGAGGGCGTCGTTCCCTACAAGGGAAGCGTGAGCGACGTTCTCTACCAGCTCGTCGGTGGCCTGCGCTCGGGAATGGGATACGTCGGGGCGAGAAACATCGAAGAGCTAAAGGAGAAGGGCGAGTTCGTCATCATAACGCAGGCGGGAGTTAAGGAGAGCCACCCGCACGACATACTCATCACAAACGAGGCCCCGAACTATCCGCTTGGGAAGTGA
- a CDS encoding DUF4932 domain-containing protein, with product MRVPRAKHVLVPLSLLALLFAFYLAQSHVPPKPDFQLNLSPVSECSGNVCVEVNPYTELTNVVFHLAGWNSNNATPYSREAGSYFSPYGNHRAVLLAKKALREGLGYDAIPKFAMELNSTEWSAYLVRRVHGDKKLLNELATAIKDFARDSNFSAFYESHKEFYREQIGLFLKENPDVFSLPRFEENFFREKKSRWIFVLQPLEVYYSYGGWTNNTVYAFLGVCSFSNGTYSYCSASTHELAHSFVNPAVGRHYREFKEYEEMFSPVKDVMTSMGYASWKTYLDETFVRAFEAYYILKTEGNQSAERFIKGQEALGFYLVGRVYRAYLTEYIPNKEKYPTFESFMPELAKLMGSWYKEGFWRNVSPEPTIRMAFMAFKTEGVKLYVAGNLSNSEYVKSYVETLKKAGFKVTFTKGLESGNVIVIAPLNSPAVSKLKGYMEIRGNSVVLDGVEYSKGVFLVEVLRNPKGGGYILLITGTPDVFNRKPSGNSSEDLMNYHYFVYLTSLKRAVAFG from the coding sequence ATGAGAGTGCCCCGGGCCAAACACGTGCTCGTCCCCCTGTCTCTGCTTGCGCTCCTCTTCGCCTTTTACCTTGCCCAATCGCACGTTCCACCGAAGCCGGACTTTCAGCTCAACCTCTCCCCGGTTTCCGAGTGCTCCGGCAACGTCTGCGTCGAGGTGAACCCCTACACCGAGCTGACAAACGTTGTTTTCCACCTCGCTGGCTGGAACTCCAACAACGCTACTCCCTACTCCCGGGAGGCTGGGTCTTACTTTTCCCCCTACGGAAATCACAGGGCGGTGCTCCTCGCTAAAAAAGCCCTGAGGGAGGGTTTGGGGTACGACGCCATTCCCAAGTTTGCAATGGAGCTGAACTCCACGGAGTGGAGTGCATACCTAGTGAGAAGAGTTCACGGGGATAAAAAGCTCCTCAACGAACTCGCCACAGCCATAAAAGATTTCGCCCGGGACTCGAACTTTTCAGCCTTCTACGAGAGCCACAAAGAGTTTTACAGGGAGCAGATAGGGCTGTTCCTTAAGGAGAATCCGGACGTTTTCAGCCTCCCCCGCTTCGAGGAGAATTTCTTTAGGGAGAAAAAGAGCCGCTGGATTTTTGTCCTTCAGCCTCTGGAAGTGTACTACAGCTACGGCGGGTGGACGAACAATACCGTTTACGCGTTCCTCGGCGTCTGCTCGTTCTCCAACGGGACTTATTCCTACTGCAGTGCTTCCACCCACGAGCTTGCCCACAGCTTCGTCAATCCCGCGGTGGGGAGACACTACCGGGAGTTTAAGGAGTATGAGGAAATGTTCTCGCCGGTGAAAGACGTCATGACTTCTATGGGATACGCCAGCTGGAAGACCTACCTTGATGAGACCTTTGTCCGGGCGTTTGAAGCTTACTACATCCTCAAAACGGAGGGAAACCAGAGCGCTGAGAGGTTCATAAAGGGCCAGGAAGCCCTTGGGTTCTACCTCGTTGGGAGGGTTTATCGGGCGTACCTAACGGAATACATACCCAATAAAGAAAAATACCCCACCTTCGAGAGCTTCATGCCCGAGCTCGCGAAGCTTATGGGGAGCTGGTATAAGGAGGGCTTCTGGAGGAACGTTTCCCCGGAACCGACCATTAGAATGGCCTTCATGGCGTTTAAAACGGAAGGCGTTAAGCTGTACGTTGCCGGAAATCTCTCGAACAGCGAATACGTTAAAAGCTACGTTGAGACCCTCAAAAAGGCTGGTTTTAAGGTAACCTTCACGAAGGGGCTCGAAAGCGGCAACGTTATTGTCATCGCACCTCTGAACTCCCCCGCTGTCAGCAAGCTCAAGGGATACATGGAGATACGGGGTAATTCTGTCGTTCTCGATGGGGTTGAATATTCTAAAGGAGTTTTCCTCGTTGAGGTCCTGAGGAACCCGAAGGGAGGGGGTTATATCCTGCTGATAACCGGGACGCCTGATGTTTTCAACAGAAAGCCCTCGGGAAACAGCAGCGAGGACCTGATGAACTACCACTACTTCGTCTATCTAACAAGCCTAAAGAGGGCCGTTGCGTTCGGGTGA
- a CDS encoding ABC transporter ATP-binding protein — protein MSSEPAVLVRNLEKAYGRVWALKGVSFSIREGEIFGLIGPNGAGKSTTLKILATLLPPDRGKAEVMGHDVVKEPEKVRKLISYLPEEAGAYRSMTGLEYLRFMAGLYSQATGKDAGEMLELGIEIAGLGARLYDRVATYSKGMVRKLLLARALMVKPELAILDEPTSGLDVANAYEIRKRIREFSSEEGVSVLVSSHNMLEVEFLCDRVAIIHRGLIVEAGTPEELKERHNAENLEEVFMRVSGGVVSG, from the coding sequence GTGTCCAGCGAGCCTGCGGTCCTCGTGAGAAACCTCGAAAAGGCCTACGGGCGCGTTTGGGCCCTGAAGGGTGTGAGCTTCTCCATCCGGGAGGGCGAGATATTCGGCCTCATCGGGCCGAACGGAGCAGGGAAGAGCACCACCCTGAAAATCCTCGCAACGCTTCTCCCGCCGGACCGGGGAAAAGCTGAAGTGATGGGGCACGACGTCGTTAAGGAGCCTGAGAAGGTCAGGAAGCTGATAAGCTACCTGCCGGAGGAGGCGGGAGCCTACAGGAGCATGACGGGGCTTGAATACCTCCGCTTCATGGCCGGGCTGTACTCCCAGGCGACAGGAAAAGACGCCGGTGAGATGCTTGAGCTCGGAATCGAGATAGCGGGCCTCGGAGCGAGGCTCTACGACAGGGTCGCGACGTACTCGAAGGGAATGGTGAGGAAGCTCCTCCTCGCGCGGGCTTTAATGGTCAAACCGGAGCTGGCCATCCTCGACGAGCCGACGAGCGGCCTCGATGTGGCAAACGCCTATGAAATCAGGAAGCGTATAAGGGAGTTCTCCAGTGAAGAAGGCGTTTCAGTCCTCGTTTCGAGCCACAACATGCTCGAGGTCGAGTTCCTATGCGACAGGGTGGCAATAATACACAGGGGGCTGATTGTGGAAGCCGGGACGCCGGAGGAGCTGAAGGAGAGGCACAACGCCGAAAACCTCGAAGAGGTCTTCATGAGGGTCTCCGGGGGTGTTGTCAGTGGGTGA
- a CDS encoding ABC transporter permease, producing the protein MGELWLMFRKELMDILRDRRLVTAVILPLILLPAMFGVFQSSSHSSRLAIGVINEDSGKYSKALVAFLERNGIAIDENSPVTLVIPAGFSEAIEEGRSPHLLIRTRLSSVFDFKTVKLAGTLKALVLRFGEGVLPSIRPEFRLYVGNDVLSIEPSRYVSALLRGAFAVPFVLFAIGIYAAQAIAASVAMEKEGKTLETLFTLPVSRRSIILGKILASVVFSLLVLASLSASFCLASLFSKHSSGHSAGVSVGTVPLIFLSAGTFLLFVLMLLTSLLVSLFTLDVRSALSVAGLVEVLYLIPLFVIFMGLDVSGVAALLVKADPGYAPILAFLSATSGNYITALGALIYLLLWNAVVLRLAVWVFESGALMTKSIDAGKLRWLVRVKI; encoded by the coding sequence GTGGGTGAGCTGTGGCTAATGTTCCGGAAGGAGCTTATGGACATCCTCCGGGACAGGCGTCTCGTCACGGCCGTAATCCTCCCCCTAATCCTCCTACCAGCTATGTTTGGGGTTTTCCAGTCTTCCTCGCATTCATCTCGGCTTGCCATCGGCGTTATCAACGAGGACTCCGGGAAGTACTCAAAGGCCCTCGTCGCGTTCCTCGAAAGGAACGGAATCGCTATCGATGAGAACTCGCCGGTTACGCTCGTAATCCCCGCGGGCTTCTCCGAGGCGATTGAAGAAGGTCGCTCCCCGCACCTGCTCATAAGGACGAGGCTCTCGTCCGTTTTTGATTTCAAGACTGTCAAGCTCGCCGGCACGCTGAAGGCGCTGGTTCTGCGCTTTGGGGAGGGCGTTCTGCCATCGATACGGCCCGAGTTCAGGCTCTACGTCGGAAACGATGTCCTCAGCATAGAGCCATCACGCTACGTCTCAGCCCTCCTTAGGGGCGCCTTCGCGGTTCCCTTCGTGCTCTTTGCCATTGGAATCTACGCCGCCCAGGCGATAGCGGCCTCGGTCGCGATGGAGAAGGAGGGCAAGACCCTCGAAACCCTTTTCACGCTCCCGGTCTCGCGCAGGTCAATAATCCTTGGAAAAATCCTCGCCTCTGTGGTTTTTAGCCTGCTCGTGCTCGCTTCCTTATCAGCTTCGTTCTGTCTGGCCTCGCTGTTTTCAAAGCATTCTTCAGGGCACTCCGCCGGCGTTTCGGTCGGGACAGTTCCTCTAATCTTCCTCTCCGCCGGGACCTTCCTGCTCTTCGTCCTGATGCTCCTGACGAGCCTCTTAGTTTCCCTCTTCACCCTCGACGTCAGGAGCGCCCTCAGCGTGGCCGGGCTCGTCGAGGTGCTCTATCTCATCCCCCTCTTTGTCATCTTCATGGGGCTCGACGTTTCTGGTGTGGCCGCTCTGCTCGTGAAGGCCGACCCCGGCTACGCCCCGATACTTGCGTTCCTGAGCGCAACGAGTGGCAACTACATAACGGCCCTCGGGGCGCTCATCTACCTCCTCCTGTGGAACGCGGTGGTGCTCAGGCTCGCGGTGTGGGTCTTCGAGAGCGGCGCGCTGATGACGAAGAGCATAGACGCGGGCAAGCTCAGGTGGCTGGTAAGGGTGAAGATTTGA